The following proteins come from a genomic window of Bactrocera tryoni isolate S06 chromosome 1, CSIRO_BtryS06_freeze2, whole genome shotgun sequence:
- the LOC120782540 gene encoding uncharacterized protein LOC120782540, giving the protein MSINRAQYDSKCYCSSVASTCCSNTHVNCIKRKTTGSGSIFSVASKRDKHISNTRTAAKNKQNTDFVKIKRKTTLPAEVNKNRRGLGHTNLHSTTNFSRRNSAATTVTFSTSCATPASFHSSNATAPSFETPSPPPLSTSTNTILKNLPVSMSTLGDNFSALSVSSKSDRDSDSGDALPHEYTEQRRYYESAKQLMKLISAQGDNYATLNLISGSGVDGIAAAACVRDADVNAERLRQLQEFRLQNAEDCFSVHRRLDLHLPMRKNTLTPGGMEQLVCKLQQETLSSMQGKMEGSGTKGIKSAVVKESAKKPQRTVITPYAARQRLLKLRLEAEELKRTKPGPKYRPLEKSCALRYQETY; this is encoded by the coding sequence atgtcaataaatcGCGCGCAATACGATAGTAAATGTTATTGCAGCAGTGTTGCGTCGACATGTTGCAGCAATACCCATGTAAATTGCATCAAGCGCAAAACAACTGGCAGCGGAAGTATTTTCAGTGTTGCAAGCAAACGCGATAAACATATTTCTAATACAAGAACAGCGGCGAAGAATAAACAAAATAcagattttgttaaaataaaaagaaaaacaactcTGCCCGCCGAGGTCAACAAAAATCGTCGCGGACTCGGTCATACCAATTTGCATAGCACTACTAATTTTAGTCGACGCAATTCCGCCGCAACCACAGTAACATTTTCCACGTCTTGCGCTACGCCAGCCTCGTTTCACAGCTCGAATGCAACCGCGCCCTCGTTCGAAACACCGTCGCCGCCTCCACTGTCCACATCtacaaacacaattttaaagaatttgccCGTAAGTATGTCAACGCTGGGCGATAACTTCAGCGCGTTGAGCGTTTCGTCAAAAAGTGACCGCGACAGCGATAGCGGCGACGCGCTGCCGCACGAATACACCGAGCAACGACGCTACTACGAGAGCGCAAAGCAGTTAATGAAGCTGATATCCGCACAGGGTGACAACTATGCCACGCTGAATCTTATCAGCGGCAGCGGTGTTGACGGTATTGCTGCCGCCGCTTGTGTGCGCGACGCGGACGTGAACGCGGAACGCTTGCGCCAATTACAAGAATTTCGTTTACAAAATGCTGAAGACTGTTTTAGTGTACATCGACGGTTAGATTTACATTTGCCGATGCGTAAAAACACATTGACACCCGGTGGAATGGAGCAGCTGGTATGTAAATTACAACAGGAGACTTTATCGTCGATGCAGGGTAAGATGGAGGGCTCAGGCACAAAAGGCATAAAAAGCGCAGTGGTTAAGGAGAGCGCGAAGAAACCACAGCGTACTGTAATTACTCCGTATGCGGCGCGTCAAAGATTATTAAAACTACGCTTGGAAGCAGAGGAGTTGAAACGCACGAAACCTGGTCCTAAGTATCGTCCATTGGAAAAAAGTTGTGCATTGCGTTATCAGGAGACCTACTAA
- the LOC120766234 gene encoding protein takeout → MSARMRNKLHSDFGFKLTLLPSVWLLLFVQLAVQLANTVAAKDLPSTFDKCKRDANFDKCLVDAVNNAILLLKDGNKEFGIPPLEPLAVKSLVIDSGNAPITLKQTMKNLLVHDMISTSKVQRYRTDLNNHLIICDSKTDRIEMVGDYEMSGRILLLPITGNGKANLTLINTRIEHRLIGEPFMRDGVKYMRLKEYRVDLNPKRVYMQFDNLFNDRLLSQTMNRFLNDNWETVFNELKVGYAGSFGKIFRDISNKLFEEIPFDSIFLSS, encoded by the exons ATGTCGGCACGCATGCGCAACAAGTTACATAGTGACTTTGGCTTCAAGTTAACATTGCTACCGTCAGTGTGGCTGTTGCTGTTTGTACAACTCGCAGTACAATTGGCTAATACAGTTGCTGCCAAAGATTTGC cgtCAACTTTTGACAAGTGCAAACGCGATGCGAACTTTGACAAATGCCTTGTAGATGCTGTGAACAATGCGATCTTGCTGCTCAAGGAtg GCAACAAGGAGTTCGGCATACCACCACTAGAACCACTCGCTGTTAAATCGCTGGTCATCGACTCCGGCAATGCACCAATTACGCTAAAGCAAACGATGAAAAATTTGCTAGTGCATGACATGATCTCTACCAGCAAAGTACAACGCTATCG CACTGATCTAAATAATCATCTGATTATTTGCGACAGTAAAACCGATCGTATTGAAATGGTGGGCGATTATGAAATGTCAGGCCGCATACTACTATTACCTATAACGGGTAATGGCAAAGCGAATTTGACATTAATCAACACTCGCATCGAACATCGTCTCATTGGTGAACCCTTCATGCGCGATGGCGTCAAATATATGCGTTTGAAAGAGTATCGTGTCGATTTGAATCCAAAACGTGTTTATATGCAATTTGATAATCTCTTCAATGATCGTTTACTCTCACAAACAATGAATCGTTTTTTGAACGATAATTGGGAGACGGTATTCAATGAGCTAAAAGTTGGCTATGCGGGtagttttggtaaaattttccGTGATATATCGAATAAGTTATTTGAGGAGATACCTTTCGATTCAATATTCCTGAGTTCTTGA